From the genome of Varibaculum prostatecancerukia, one region includes:
- a CDS encoding transglycosylase domain-containing protein translates to MTEKHSAGNAGLGDHDFPSRKERRRHEKEQIQARAQANVTRSVAPINPARYENIPKKTVSGKKAASGRGGNSNISPVPSSAKLKPAGKPAKSARKNSGKPVKKSMPLKKNSGVKKDRKPSNSRPGSGKNSKVTRPGKNPKRVGLWVKRILGVLSGLILVGIIAGCLTFLIAYYRLEVPEAQKFANAQVTTVYWGDNDTMMGKFAERNRTIVDTKSFKNSYIRDAVVASEDRTFYENSGIDVKGIARALWNNVRGRPTQGASTLTQQYVENYYTGKNTGYTGKFKETILALKINRQVPKEKIINDYLNTIYFGRGTYGIEAAANAYFGKSAKDMNLSESALLAGIIPAPNAWDPLVSPEQAKSRWNRVLNLMVADKMIKPEERKAATFPKVQEKKQEATYFKGTTGYLLQHVRQELITEIGYTEDEIDRAGIKVYTTIDPEKQKMLEDAVATLPEDRPQGLRVAASSIDTATGAVIAEYGGEDYQKIQRNAVTQDIAQAGSTFKPFALLAALEHGHKLNETINGSGPMKVGDTSIKNYGGASYGQVNLIQATKMSINTAYVRLNSEIGMDTTRQVAIAAGYPKDTAGLDQDALVGVLGSSSPHNIDIANAYTTFATGGIRRPAHIVAKITDSSGNVLYEADTTGTRQFEEENISELTKALAAVTESGGTGSTAGKLGRPVAAKTGSSNDNRSAQFVGYVPQMVTAVSMYQVGEDGSEQSITPFAGVREVTGGTLPAKIWLAYMKNAVKDLPAEPLFSYKSKGNRISPREKATPYQTAEVPSPPPPPTTSRPLIVTSQPPESPSPEESEQPEP, encoded by the coding sequence ATGACCGAAAAGCACTCCGCAGGAAACGCCGGATTAGGTGATCACGATTTTCCTTCCCGTAAGGAGCGCCGCCGACACGAAAAAGAACAAATACAGGCGCGGGCACAGGCCAATGTTACGCGTTCGGTGGCTCCGATAAATCCGGCGCGCTATGAAAATATCCCAAAAAAGACGGTATCCGGTAAAAAGGCTGCTTCCGGTCGGGGAGGAAATAGTAATATTTCTCCAGTCCCGTCCTCAGCAAAGTTAAAACCCGCAGGTAAACCAGCGAAGAGTGCTAGAAAAAATTCCGGTAAGCCGGTTAAAAAAAGTATGCCCCTAAAGAAGAATTCCGGGGTAAAGAAAGATCGCAAGCCAAGTAACTCGAGGCCAGGTAGCGGAAAAAATTCGAAAGTAACCAGGCCAGGAAAAAATCCAAAGAGAGTTGGTCTATGGGTAAAAAGAATTCTGGGAGTTCTTAGTGGACTGATTCTAGTAGGGATTATCGCCGGATGTTTGACTTTCTTGATTGCCTACTATCGTTTGGAAGTTCCTGAAGCTCAAAAATTTGCTAATGCCCAAGTAACCACGGTTTATTGGGGCGACAACGACACTATGATGGGTAAGTTTGCAGAACGAAACCGTACCATCGTGGATACTAAATCTTTCAAAAATTCCTATATCCGCGACGCCGTGGTAGCCAGTGAAGACCGCACTTTTTATGAAAATAGTGGAATTGACGTTAAAGGTATTGCGCGTGCCCTGTGGAATAACGTGCGCGGGCGACCCACTCAAGGTGCCTCTACCCTCACCCAACAATATGTAGAAAACTACTACACCGGGAAAAATACTGGGTACACCGGGAAATTTAAAGAAACCATTTTGGCGTTGAAAATAAATCGGCAAGTGCCGAAAGAAAAAATTATTAACGATTATTTAAACACTATCTATTTTGGTAGGGGAACCTATGGGATAGAAGCCGCAGCTAACGCCTACTTTGGCAAAAGCGCGAAAGATATGAATCTTTCAGAATCAGCACTGCTTGCGGGGATTATTCCTGCTCCCAATGCCTGGGATCCGCTAGTTAGTCCCGAGCAAGCTAAGTCGCGGTGGAATCGGGTATTGAATCTGATGGTTGCCGACAAAATGATTAAGCCCGAAGAAAGAAAGGCCGCAACTTTCCCGAAGGTACAAGAAAAAAAGCAGGAAGCTACCTACTTTAAGGGAACTACCGGGTACTTATTGCAGCATGTGCGGCAGGAGTTAATAACTGAAATTGGCTATACCGAAGACGAAATAGACCGCGCGGGAATTAAGGTTTACACCACTATTGATCCTGAAAAACAAAAAATGTTGGAGGACGCGGTAGCGACTCTTCCGGAAGATAGACCCCAGGGACTGCGAGTGGCAGCTAGTTCAATAGATACCGCCACCGGAGCAGTTATTGCGGAATATGGGGGAGAGGATTATCAAAAAATTCAGCGGAACGCAGTTACTCAAGATATTGCGCAAGCCGGATCTACTTTTAAGCCTTTTGCCCTGCTAGCTGCGCTAGAACACGGGCACAAATTAAATGAAACCATCAATGGATCGGGACCAATGAAAGTTGGTGATACCTCAATCAAAAACTATGGGGGAGCCTCCTATGGTCAAGTGAACCTGATTCAAGCTACAAAAATGTCCATTAATACCGCCTATGTGAGACTTAATAGTGAAATAGGGATGGATACCACTCGGCAGGTGGCTATTGCCGCTGGATATCCGAAGGATACCGCCGGTTTGGATCAAGATGCGCTAGTGGGCGTTTTAGGTTCAAGTTCTCCCCACAATATTGATATTGCTAATGCCTACACCACTTTCGCTACTGGCGGGATTCGCCGGCCAGCCCACATTGTTGCCAAAATTACCGATTCATCTGGAAATGTACTTTACGAGGCAGACACTACTGGAACCCGCCAGTTCGAAGAAGAAAATATTTCCGAACTTACCAAAGCGCTAGCTGCCGTTACTGAAAGTGGGGGAACCGGATCAACTGCAGGCAAACTGGGAAGGCCGGTAGCAGCGAAGACCGGATCCTCTAATGACAACCGATCAGCCCAATTTGTGGGATATGTACCGCAAATGGTGACCGCGGTTTCTATGTATCAAGTTGGGGAAGATGGATCTGAACAATCAATTACCCCCTTCGCGGGAGTCAGAGAAGTTACCGGCGGTACCCTACCAGCAAAAATTTGGTTGGCTTATATGAAAAATGCCGTTAAAGACTTACCGGCTGAACCTTTGTTTTCCTATAAATCCAAGGGAAATAGGATTAGTCCTAGA
- the dnaA gene encoding chromosomal replication initiator protein DnaA → MSSSLQEIWQDAIENLKQNPQVGQADLAFVRMSKPLTTYENTIVIATPNDYSKSILESRLGPFLRKYLSKATSREVILAVSVDPSLDNGETINPNEQQVVAPAPKTPQSTSVEKSVVSPPKKPFDSRLNSKYTFESFVIGGSNRFAHAAAIAVAEAPAKAYNPLFVYGGSGLGKTHLLHAIGNYALKLYPHIKVRYVNSEEFTNDFINSVSEGNAHEFQRRYRNIDILMIDDIQFLQGKEQTIEEFFHTFNSLHNDNKQVVITSDVPPKKLEGFEERLRSRFEWGLLTDVQPPDLETRIAILRNKIRQEGVGAPPEVLSYIASRFTINIRELEGALLRVTAFASLTKQPLTLQLAEMVLKDIVSDPNDQEITPALIKAQTAGYFETTVNDLCSPSRSRSLTEARQIAMYLCRELTELSLPQIGKEFGGRDHTTVMHANKKITQLMKSKPQIFDHVNELTNQIRQAARHAK, encoded by the coding sequence ATGTCTAGTTCGCTTCAGGAAATCTGGCAAGACGCGATCGAAAACTTAAAACAAAATCCCCAGGTAGGCCAAGCAGATCTGGCATTTGTGCGCATGTCTAAACCCCTGACAACCTACGAAAATACCATCGTAATCGCTACTCCAAACGATTACTCAAAATCGATTCTAGAATCCCGTTTAGGCCCGTTTTTACGAAAATACCTGTCTAAAGCTACCTCTCGGGAAGTTATTTTGGCGGTTTCGGTCGATCCCTCGCTAGATAATGGAGAAACCATAAATCCCAATGAACAGCAAGTAGTTGCTCCCGCGCCAAAAACTCCCCAAAGTACCTCTGTAGAGAAAAGTGTCGTTTCCCCGCCTAAAAAACCTTTTGATTCTCGCCTTAACTCTAAATACACCTTTGAATCTTTCGTTATCGGCGGCTCAAATCGTTTCGCCCACGCCGCCGCGATTGCGGTAGCCGAAGCTCCGGCTAAGGCCTATAACCCGCTTTTTGTTTATGGAGGTTCGGGGCTAGGAAAAACCCATCTACTCCATGCCATTGGAAACTATGCGCTCAAACTTTATCCTCACATCAAGGTGCGTTATGTAAACTCCGAAGAGTTCACCAACGATTTCATTAACTCCGTATCGGAAGGCAACGCCCACGAGTTCCAACGCCGCTACCGCAATATCGATATCTTGATGATTGACGATATTCAGTTTTTACAGGGTAAAGAGCAAACCATTGAAGAATTTTTCCATACCTTCAACTCTTTACATAATGACAACAAGCAGGTAGTTATTACTTCCGATGTTCCTCCTAAAAAGCTGGAGGGATTCGAGGAGCGGCTGCGTTCTCGATTTGAATGGGGACTGTTAACCGATGTTCAGCCTCCGGATTTAGAAACTCGCATCGCAATTTTGCGGAATAAAATTCGCCAAGAGGGCGTGGGCGCCCCTCCGGAAGTCTTGTCCTATATTGCTTCACGTTTTACTATCAATATCCGCGAACTGGAAGGTGCGCTGCTTCGGGTTACCGCTTTCGCCTCGCTTACAAAGCAGCCCTTAACCTTGCAGCTAGCAGAGATGGTACTCAAAGATATTGTTTCTGACCCCAATGATCAAGAAATTACCCCCGCTTTGATTAAGGCTCAGACCGCCGGGTATTTTGAAACTACCGTTAACGACCTGTGCTCACCTTCGCGTTCACGTTCCCTTACTGAGGCTCGTCAGATCGCCATGTATTTATGTCGGGAATTAACCGAACTATCTTTACCTCAGATTGGCAAAGAATTCGGAGGACGGGATCACACTACGGTAATGCACGCCAACAAGAAGATTACCCAGCTGATGAAGTCTAAACCCCAGATTTTTGATCATGTAAACGAACTAACCAATCAAATTCGCCAAGCTGCGCGCCATGCAAAGTGA